From Deinococcus aquaticus, one genomic window encodes:
- a CDS encoding DegV family protein, translating to MIAVVTDSTCDLHPDSARQLGIQVIPLQVRMNDRTLLDWQEIDPDAVYDHMRAGGSATTTPISADTFAARYRDLLQTHDSILSVHISGKLSETVRNARKAAETLGMTSRIQVVDSELASGPLAEAVMAARDAIWAGADLATAAQAVHTARTLMHSELSVASLEYLRRSGRIGRAQAFLGNVMSVRPILNFEQGELKAVRRVKLDQATSEMLTSLRDRFGAKPLSVTIMHAGRDTARINALRDAMTTSGLNVQKGRVQLMGPVIGAHVGPGTYGFTAIPVES from the coding sequence ATGATTGCCGTTGTCACCGACTCCACCTGCGACCTGCACCCTGACAGTGCCCGGCAACTCGGTATTCAGGTCATCCCACTTCAGGTGCGGATGAACGACCGCACCCTGCTGGACTGGCAGGAAATCGACCCGGACGCCGTGTACGACCACATGCGCGCCGGGGGCAGCGCCACCACCACCCCCATCAGCGCCGACACCTTCGCCGCCCGTTACCGCGACCTGCTCCAGACGCACGACAGCATCCTGAGCGTGCACATTTCCGGCAAGCTGTCCGAAACCGTCCGGAACGCCCGGAAGGCCGCCGAGACGCTCGGTATGACCAGCCGCATTCAGGTGGTCGACAGCGAACTCGCCAGCGGTCCCCTCGCGGAAGCCGTCATGGCCGCCCGTGACGCCATCTGGGCCGGCGCGGACCTGGCAACGGCGGCGCAGGCCGTACACACGGCGCGCACCCTCATGCACTCCGAACTGAGCGTCGCCAGCCTGGAGTACCTGCGCCGCAGCGGCCGCATCGGGCGCGCGCAGGCTTTCCTGGGCAACGTGATGTCCGTCCGGCCCATCCTGAACTTCGAGCAGGGTGAACTGAAAGCCGTGCGCCGCGTCAAACTCGATCAGGCGACCAGCGAGATGCTGACCAGCCTGCGCGACCGCTTCGGCGCGAAGCCCCTGAGCGTCACCATCATGCACGCCGGACGCGACACCGCCCGCATCAACGCCCTGCGCGACGCCATGACCACCAGCGGACTGAACGTCCAGAAAGGCCGCGTTCAACTCATGGGCCCCGTCATCGGCGCGCACGTCGGCCCCGGCACGTACGGGTTCACCGCTATCCCAGTCGAGAGCTGA
- the ileS gene encoding isoleucine--tRNA ligase: MTNPPFKPVQGNPNFPALEQDTLAWWQDRRIFERSLEQTSGAQTFTFFEGPPTANGQPGVHHVQARSFKDLFPRFRTMQGFHVPRKAGWDTHGLPVEIGVEKKLGLNSKREVEAYGIDKFNAECRASVFEYEAEWRRFTERMGYWVDLDDAYMTLHKDYIESIWWSVKNLDQKGLLYKGFRVAPYCPKDGTTLSNAEVSEGYKDIQDPSVYVPFALKDPASLGLPDGAAFLVWTTTPWTLPYNVGVAIHPDFEYVAARDKEGRVLILAASLRAEVLSEEAEVVKTFRGTELERVTYAPLFTEAYDAEGEGKPVWMSGLDTYVSDSDGTGIVHTAPAFGEDDMRLARNYGFPVIVGVDGEGKHRFGPWAGVFFRDANNEIVRDLRARGLMWKEKNFLHAYPHCWRCGTPLMYYATESWYLNNTRLKERLIELNQTIDWHPAHIRNGRYGGWLENLIDWNLSRSRYWGTPMPVWESEDGEYRVVGSYAELAELSGRPELTGPDFDPHRPFVDDITFEDGGKTFRRVPYVMDVWYDSGSMPFAQHHYPFENKEKFENGGFPADFIAEAIDQTRGWFNSLHQIGTMVFDSVAYKSVICSGHILDEKGAKMSKSKGNVVSPWDVFEQYGADAARWYMYVSAPPELSRRFGMNLVGEAFRSYFLTLWNTYSFFVLYANLDRPDLNAAPAPADRPEVDRWLLAKVQALVETVTAALENYDPTGASRALQDFVTEDLSNWYVRRNRRRFWAGDGEVDTAAYATLHHALKTVTLLTAPFTPFLAETLYQNLVRSVDDSAPESVHLATWPVVDEALAAPVLVGEMDAVLRVVSLGRAVRGQTGMRQRQPLPKVMLRARSAEQTQALGRFAEQIKEELNVKEVELIDQFTELVSYVLRPNLPLLGKKFGKAVPQVRAALQAADASEIARFVRDGRQFEVTSPTGERFELGPDEVLVDAQSPEGFAAQEEAGYLVAFDTTLTRELELEGLARDLVRGVQDARKKAGFEVQDRISLHLNLSGDARAAAEVWQEYLMSETLAETLVFGTAAGFEAELEGGTAYLERLETTSHN; the protein is encoded by the coding sequence ATGACCAACCCTCCCTTCAAGCCCGTTCAGGGCAACCCCAACTTCCCGGCCCTGGAGCAGGACACCCTGGCGTGGTGGCAGGACCGCCGCATCTTCGAGCGGTCGCTGGAGCAGACCAGCGGCGCGCAGACCTTCACGTTCTTCGAGGGGCCGCCCACCGCGAACGGGCAGCCCGGCGTGCACCACGTGCAGGCCCGCTCCTTCAAGGACCTGTTCCCGCGTTTCCGGACCATGCAGGGCTTCCACGTGCCGCGTAAGGCCGGGTGGGACACGCACGGCCTGCCGGTCGAGATCGGCGTCGAGAAGAAACTTGGCCTGAACAGCAAACGGGAAGTCGAGGCGTACGGCATCGATAAATTCAACGCCGAGTGCCGCGCCAGCGTGTTCGAGTACGAGGCCGAGTGGCGCAGGTTCACGGAACGCATGGGTTACTGGGTGGACCTGGACGACGCGTACATGACGCTGCACAAGGACTACATCGAGAGCATCTGGTGGAGCGTCAAGAACCTCGACCAGAAGGGCCTGCTGTACAAGGGCTTCCGCGTCGCGCCGTACTGCCCGAAGGACGGCACGACCCTGTCGAACGCCGAGGTCAGCGAGGGCTACAAGGACATCCAGGATCCGAGCGTGTACGTGCCGTTCGCCCTGAAGGACCCCGCCAGCCTGGGCCTGCCGGACGGCGCGGCGTTCCTGGTGTGGACGACCACCCCGTGGACCCTGCCGTACAACGTGGGCGTCGCCATTCACCCGGACTTCGAGTACGTGGCCGCGCGGGACAAGGAGGGCCGGGTGCTGATCCTGGCCGCCAGTCTGCGCGCCGAGGTGCTGAGCGAGGAGGCCGAGGTCGTGAAGACCTTCCGGGGCACCGAACTGGAACGCGTAACGTACGCGCCGCTGTTCACCGAGGCGTACGACGCCGAGGGGGAAGGCAAACCCGTGTGGATGTCGGGCCTGGACACCTACGTGTCCGACAGCGACGGCACGGGCATCGTGCACACCGCGCCCGCCTTCGGTGAGGACGACATGCGTCTGGCGCGGAACTACGGCTTCCCGGTGATCGTGGGCGTGGACGGCGAGGGCAAGCACCGCTTCGGGCCGTGGGCGGGCGTGTTCTTCCGGGACGCGAACAACGAGATCGTGCGCGACCTGCGCGCGCGCGGCCTGATGTGGAAGGAAAAGAACTTCCTGCACGCGTACCCGCACTGCTGGCGCTGCGGCACGCCGCTGATGTACTACGCGACCGAGTCCTGGTACCTGAACAACACCCGCCTGAAAGAGCGCCTGATCGAACTGAACCAGACCATCGACTGGCACCCCGCGCACATCCGCAACGGCCGTTACGGCGGGTGGCTGGAGAACCTGATCGACTGGAACCTGTCCCGCAGCCGCTACTGGGGCACGCCGATGCCCGTGTGGGAGTCCGAGGACGGCGAGTACCGCGTGGTCGGCAGTTACGCCGAACTGGCCGAGCTGAGCGGCCGCCCCGAACTGACGGGACCCGACTTCGACCCGCACCGGCCATTCGTGGACGACATCACCTTCGAGGACGGCGGCAAGACCTTCCGGCGCGTGCCGTACGTGATGGACGTCTGGTACGACAGCGGCAGCATGCCCTTCGCGCAGCACCACTACCCATTCGAGAACAAGGAGAAGTTCGAGAACGGGGGCTTCCCCGCCGACTTCATCGCGGAAGCCATCGACCAGACGCGCGGGTGGTTCAACAGCCTGCACCAGATCGGCACGATGGTGTTCGACTCCGTGGCGTACAAGAGCGTCATCTGCTCCGGGCACATCCTCGACGAGAAGGGCGCGAAGATGAGCAAGAGCAAGGGGAACGTCGTGAGCCCCTGGGACGTGTTCGAGCAGTACGGCGCGGACGCCGCCCGCTGGTACATGTACGTGAGCGCGCCACCCGAACTGAGCCGCCGCTTCGGCATGAACCTCGTGGGCGAGGCGTTCCGCAGTTACTTCCTGACGCTGTGGAACACGTACTCGTTCTTCGTGCTGTACGCGAACCTCGACCGGCCCGACCTGAACGCCGCGCCCGCTCCCGCAGACCGGCCCGAAGTGGACCGCTGGCTGCTGGCGAAAGTGCAGGCGCTGGTGGAGACCGTGACGGCCGCGCTGGAGAACTACGACCCGACCGGCGCGAGCCGCGCGCTTCAGGACTTCGTGACCGAGGACCTGAGCAACTGGTACGTGCGCCGTAACCGCAGGCGGTTCTGGGCTGGTGACGGCGAGGTGGACACGGCTGCCTACGCCACGCTGCATCACGCGCTGAAAACCGTGACGCTGCTGACTGCGCCGTTCACGCCGTTCCTGGCCGAGACGCTGTACCAGAACCTCGTGCGCAGCGTGGACGACAGCGCGCCCGAGAGCGTGCACCTTGCCACGTGGCCCGTGGTGGACGAGGCGCTGGCCGCGCCCGTGCTGGTAGGCGAGATGGACGCCGTGCTGCGCGTCGTGAGCCTGGGCCGCGCCGTGCGCGGACAGACCGGCATGCGCCAGCGCCAGCCGCTCCCGAAAGTCATGCTGCGCGCCCGCAGCGCCGAGCAGACGCAGGCCCTCGGGCGCTTCGCGGAGCAGATCAAGGAGGAACTGAACGTCAAGGAAGTCGAACTGATCGACCAGTTCACGGAACTCGTCAGTTACGTGCTGCGCCCGAACCTGCCCCTGCTCGGCAAGAAGTTCGGTAAGGCCGTCCCGCAGGTGCGCGCCGCGCTGCAGGCCGCCGACGCCAGCGAGATCGCCCGCTTCGTGCGCGACGGCAGACAGTTCGAGGTGACCTCGCCCACCGGTGAACGCTTCGAACTCGGGCCGGACGAGGTGCTCGTGGACGCCCAGTCCCCCGAGGGCTTCGCGGCGCAGGAGGAAGCCGGATACCTCGTCGCCTTCGACACGACCCTGACGCGCGAACTGGAACTGGAGGGCCTGGCCCGCGACCTCGTGCGCGGCGTGCAGGACGCCCGCAAGAAGGCCGGTTTCGAGGTGCAGGACCGCATCAGCCTGCACCTGAACCTGAGCGGCGACGCCCGCGCGGCCGCCGAAGTCTGGCAGGAGTACCTGATGAGCGAAACGCTCGCCGAGACGCTGGTGTTCGGAACGGCAGCCGGTTTCGAGGCGGAACTGGAAGGCGGAACGGCCTACCTGGAACGCCTGGAAACGACCAGCCACAACTGA
- the pdxT gene encoding pyridoxal 5'-phosphate synthase glutaminase subunit PdxT, protein MSAPRIGVLALQGAFREHRQRLESLGVAVTEVRLGSDLHGLSGLILPGGESTTMARLMTEYALWEPVRAFHAAGGHLWGTCAGAILLSREVQGAPPQFGRQDSLNLLDVTVQRNAFGRQIDSFTTDLPVRGLNNGFAAVFIRAPAFTRVGEGVEVLASYGEQAVMVRSGRVTATAFHPELTPDVRLHAMFAGQCAAPVVTV, encoded by the coding sequence GTGAGTGCGCCCCGCATCGGCGTGCTGGCCCTGCAGGGCGCGTTCCGTGAGCACCGCCAGCGCCTGGAGAGCCTGGGCGTGGCGGTCACGGAAGTCCGCCTGGGCAGCGACCTGCACGGCCTGTCCGGCCTGATCCTGCCGGGAGGGGAGAGCACCACCATGGCCCGCCTGATGACCGAGTACGCCCTGTGGGAGCCCGTCCGGGCCTTCCACGCGGCGGGCGGGCACCTGTGGGGTACCTGCGCCGGTGCGATCCTGCTGTCCCGCGAGGTGCAGGGCGCGCCCCCGCAGTTCGGGCGGCAGGACAGCCTGAACCTGCTGGACGTGACCGTGCAGCGCAACGCCTTCGGACGGCAGATCGACTCGTTCACCACCGACCTGCCCGTGCGCGGCCTGAATAACGGATTCGCGGCTGTGTTCATCCGTGCCCCCGCCTTCACCCGTGTGGGAGAGGGTGTGGAAGTGCTGGCGTCGTACGGAGAGCAGGCCGTGATGGTCCGCTCGGGCCGCGTGACGGCCACTGCTTTCCACCCGGAATTGACTCCCGACGTGCGCCTGCACGCGATGTTTGCCGGTCAGTGCGCCGCGCCGGTCGTCACGGTCTGA
- a CDS encoding DHCW motif cupin fold protein, whose amino-acid sequence MHLTDIPFGVTHWPDVPTTEHPGERGVARWRTRQFGAGPGGPVRVRMVEYSAGYLADHWCQKGHVLLVLTGQLETELQDGRTFTLRPGDSYQVADGAEAHRSSTQEGATLFIVD is encoded by the coding sequence ATGCACCTGACCGACATTCCTTTCGGCGTGACCCACTGGCCGGACGTTCCCACCACCGAGCACCCGGGCGAGCGCGGCGTGGCGCGGTGGCGCACCCGGCAGTTCGGGGCCGGGCCGGGTGGACCAGTGCGCGTGCGGATGGTCGAGTACTCTGCCGGGTACCTCGCGGACCACTGGTGCCAGAAAGGGCACGTGCTGCTGGTCCTGACCGGGCAACTGGAAACCGAGTTGCAGGACGGGCGGACCTTCACGCTGCGGCCCGGCGACTCGTATCAGGTGGCCGACGGGGCCGAGGCGCACCGTTCCAGCACGCAGGAGGGGGCCACGCTGTTCATCGTGGACTGA
- the pdxS gene encoding pyridoxal 5'-phosphate synthase lyase subunit PdxS — MTEANTGTPALKQGFAEMFKGGVIMDVVTAEQARIAEAAGATAVMALERVPADIRQDGGVARMSDPKMIKEIIAAVTIPVMAKVRIGHIVEANILQALGVDFIDESEVLTPADDQFHILKHDFKVPFVCGAKNLGEALRRVGEGASMIRTKGEAGTGNVVEAVRHARTVLGEIRAIQSRPAEELMTVARDLQAPYELVRYVHEHGKLPVVNFAAGGIATPADAALMMHLGLDGVFVGSGIFKSDNPERRAQAIVKAVTHYQNADILAEISEDLGAPMTGINIDDLIPAERLASRGW; from the coding sequence ATGACCGAAGCGAACACCGGCACTCCCGCCCTGAAGCAGGGCTTCGCAGAAATGTTCAAGGGCGGCGTCATCATGGACGTCGTGACCGCCGAGCAGGCCCGCATCGCCGAGGCCGCCGGCGCGACCGCCGTGATGGCCCTCGAACGCGTCCCCGCCGACATCCGCCAGGACGGCGGCGTGGCCCGCATGAGCGACCCCAAGATGATCAAGGAAATCATCGCTGCCGTGACCATCCCCGTCATGGCCAAGGTCCGCATCGGGCACATCGTGGAAGCGAACATCCTCCAGGCACTCGGCGTGGACTTCATCGACGAGTCCGAAGTCCTGACCCCCGCCGACGACCAGTTCCACATCCTCAAGCACGACTTCAAGGTCCCGTTCGTCTGCGGCGCCAAGAACCTCGGCGAGGCCCTGCGCCGCGTGGGCGAGGGCGCCAGCATGATCCGCACCAAGGGCGAGGCCGGTACCGGTAACGTCGTCGAGGCTGTTCGTCACGCCCGCACCGTCCTGGGCGAGATCCGCGCCATCCAGTCCCGCCCCGCCGAGGAACTGATGACCGTCGCCCGCGACCTCCAGGCCCCTTACGAACTGGTGCGGTACGTGCACGAGCACGGCAAACTGCCGGTCGTGAACTTCGCTGCCGGTGGCATCGCCACGCCCGCCGACGCCGCCCTGATGATGCACCTGGGCCTTGACGGCGTGTTCGTCGGCAGCGGCATCTTCAAGAGCGACAATCCGGAGCGCCGCGCGCAGGCCATCGTGAAGGCCGTCACGCACTACCAGAACGCCGACATCTTGGCCGAGATCAGCGAGGACCTGGGCGCGCCCATGACCGGCATCAACATTGATGACCTGATCCCGGCCGAGCGTCTCGCCAGCCGGGGCTGGTAA
- a CDS encoding response regulator has protein sequence MTLAGPRLHLLVVDDEEQILELLDLTLSMQGFHVTAAASGPAALRQLKAAPVEVIVMDVLMTPWDGFDTVRRMAEQRRADNAADPATASPLPPVVFLSGLARPSVMPELGDGVLSDYLVKPFRPSQLVEVIERVRMRWEQLHG, from the coding sequence GTGACGCTCGCCGGGCCGCGTCTGCACCTGCTGGTCGTGGATGACGAGGAGCAGATCCTGGAACTGCTGGACCTGACGCTGTCCATGCAGGGGTTTCACGTGACGGCGGCGGCCAGCGGCCCGGCCGCCCTGAGGCAGCTGAAGGCCGCGCCGGTTGAGGTGATCGTCATGGACGTCCTGATGACGCCCTGGGACGGGTTCGACACGGTGCGCCGCATGGCCGAGCAGCGCCGCGCGGACAACGCCGCCGACCCCGCGACGGCCTCGCCGCTGCCACCTGTGGTGTTCCTGTCCGGACTGGCCCGCCCGTCCGTCATGCCGGAACTGGGCGACGGCGTGCTGTCGGATTACCTCGTGAAACCGTTCCGTCCGTCGCAGCTGGTCGAGGTGATTGAGCGCGTTCGGATGCGCTGGGAGCAACTGCACGGCTGA
- a CDS encoding peptidoglycan DD-metalloendopeptidase family protein, with product MPFPFPRGLTFRAAVTGALLSAAMTAQAQQATPLEQLLLPLQPNLQVPADLTLDRAPRTLDILTNGTTPATAVARRYGVPASAVKVSATRKGLRYVRVTLADRDLTRRPQRPATVERYVVRPGDTMARVAARFGITLVDLLSLNLNRNSLDDLNAGAVLNVPTGETGLLVRIKPGQSALSLIAGYGADIVETARANDALPTELQVGDLLLLPGIRAESFVETLAKKREAERQAALAAERQRRYDAYLAQKKQRARERLEARYAAQEKYEEYLAWKSSPERQARVAAYERQAQYEAAQAASRARQTQARAAQTRQSAVAAASSGASSRSGLAWPMRSYRITSRFAERDIAFHQQVFHGGVDFAAPYGTPIYSASAGTVTESRYGAFGLNVYTTDGDSTIIYGHMSRTAVSAGQRVGQGQLLGYIGCTGVCTGPHLHFEVRIGGRQVDPLGMLP from the coding sequence TTGCCTTTTCCCTTTCCCCGCGGCCTGACCTTCCGGGCCGCCGTGACCGGCGCACTGCTGAGTGCCGCCATGACCGCCCAGGCCCAACAGGCCACGCCCCTCGAACAGCTGCTCCTGCCGCTGCAACCGAACCTGCAGGTCCCGGCCGACCTGACCCTGGACCGCGCGCCCCGCACGCTGGACATCCTGACGAACGGGACCACGCCGGCCACGGCAGTCGCGCGGCGCTACGGCGTCCCGGCGTCCGCCGTGAAGGTAAGCGCCACCCGCAAGGGCCTGCGGTACGTGCGCGTGACCCTCGCGGACCGCGACCTGACCCGGCGTCCCCAGCGGCCCGCCACGGTCGAACGGTACGTCGTGCGCCCCGGCGACACCATGGCGCGCGTGGCGGCCCGCTTCGGCATCACGCTGGTGGACCTGCTGAGCCTCAACCTGAACCGCAACAGCCTGGACGACCTGAACGCCGGAGCGGTCCTGAACGTCCCCACCGGTGAAACGGGCCTGCTGGTGCGCATCAAGCCCGGCCAGTCGGCGCTGTCCCTGATCGCCGGGTACGGTGCGGACATCGTGGAAACCGCCCGCGCCAACGACGCCCTGCCCACCGAGTTGCAGGTGGGCGACCTGTTGCTGCTGCCGGGCATCCGCGCCGAGAGCTTCGTGGAGACCCTGGCGAAGAAGCGCGAGGCCGAGCGTCAGGCTGCCCTGGCCGCCGAACGACAGCGCCGCTACGACGCCTACCTCGCGCAGAAGAAGCAGCGGGCCCGCGAGCGCCTGGAAGCCAGGTACGCCGCGCAGGAGAAGTACGAGGAGTACCTCGCCTGGAAGAGCAGCCCGGAGCGGCAGGCCCGCGTCGCCGCCTACGAACGGCAGGCGCAGTACGAGGCGGCCCAGGCGGCCAGCCGCGCCCGCCAGACCCAGGCCCGCGCCGCGCAGACCCGTCAGAGTGCCGTGGCAGCTGCCAGCAGCGGCGCGTCGTCCCGCTCCGGGCTGGCGTGGCCGATGCGTTCGTACCGCATTACCAGCCGCTTCGCGGAGCGGGACATCGCGTTTCACCAGCAGGTATTCCACGGCGGCGTGGACTTCGCCGCTCCGTACGGCACGCCCATCTACTCGGCGTCCGCCGGGACCGTCACCGAAAGCCGTTACGGGGCGTTCGGCCTGAACGTCTACACCACCGATGGTGACAGCACCATCATCTACGGTCACATGAGCCGCACGGCCGTCTCGGCTGGCCAGCGCGTGGGCCAGGGGCAACTGCTGGGGTACATCGGCTGCACCGGCGTCTGCACCGGCCCGCACCTGCATTTCGAGGTACGGATCGGCGGGCGTCAGGTGGACCCGCTGGGCATGCTGCCGTGA
- a CDS encoding alpha/beta fold hydrolase, whose protein sequence is MSSSTFQQDGRSLHVTASGEGPPVVLIHGLSGSRGWWRYNIPALRAHSRVYSLELSGYGHARRQRSLSVRDMAALVAAWMDAENLRDVTLVGHSMGGHISMHVAALAPDRVRNLVLVCASGLLRSQAYRTALHLPRAALIGRKRFLTRVLTDAVRAGPLNLWRNAVDLLNDSVQDSLPLIRARTLIIWGERDVLVPLTLGQLLREALPGSRLEVIERAGHIVMVDAPQRFNRLLLDFIAETAPAPHGQAEVRHD, encoded by the coding sequence GTGAGTTCAAGCACCTTCCAGCAGGACGGCCGGTCCCTGCACGTCACCGCCAGTGGGGAAGGGCCGCCCGTCGTGCTGATTCACGGTCTGAGCGGCTCGCGCGGCTGGTGGCGGTACAACATTCCCGCGCTGCGGGCGCATTCGCGGGTGTACTCGCTGGAACTCAGCGGCTACGGGCATGCACGCCGACAGCGGTCCCTGAGCGTGCGTGACATGGCGGCCCTCGTGGCCGCGTGGATGGACGCCGAGAACCTGCGCGACGTGACACTGGTGGGCCACTCCATGGGCGGGCACATCAGCATGCACGTGGCGGCCCTGGCCCCGGACCGCGTGCGGAATCTGGTGCTGGTGTGCGCCAGCGGACTGCTGCGCTCGCAGGCGTACCGGACGGCGCTGCACCTGCCCCGCGCGGCACTGATCGGTCGCAAGCGGTTCCTGACGCGGGTCCTGACGGACGCCGTGCGCGCCGGACCGCTGAACCTGTGGCGGAACGCCGTGGACCTGCTGAACGACTCGGTGCAAGACAGCCTGCCCCTGATCCGGGCGCGCACACTGATCATCTGGGGCGAACGGGACGTACTGGTACCGCTGACGCTGGGGCAACTGCTGCGGGAGGCTCTGCCCGGCTCCCGCCTGGAAGTGATTGAGCGGGCCGGGCACATCGTGATGGTGGATGCCCCGCAGCGGTTCAACAGGTTACTGCTGGACTTCATAGCAGAGACCGCGCCCGCACCGCACGGGCAGGCTGAGGTCCGGCATGACTGA
- the rho gene encoding transcription termination factor Rho has translation MSDPTRAGLPFHELQQKILPELHLIAAGYGIENYRKLKKDTLALAIMEHQADAEGQLLARGFLEISADGYGFLQADLLDPNSRTVIITAGLIKQFHLRTGDEIIGRARKPRENERFGSLVQVEAVNGLDPETARRRPRFDDLTPTFPEVQLVMEDPSMDDGLSLRVVDLLVPIGRGQRALIVAPPKAGKTTLLKKIANSIVKNYPDVTVMVLLVDERPEEVTDFRESVQGAQVIASTFDEPPQHHVRVAEFVHERARRIVEEGGHVVILLDSITRLARANNLVTPPTGRTLSGGLDSNALHWPKRFLGAARNIREGGSLTILATALVETGSRMDDVIFEEFKGTGNAELVLSRRLEERRIFPALDILKSGTRREELLLQPEVLKKMWLLRKVISDMDPADAMEMLLSRMGKTRNNVEFLQGLAGG, from the coding sequence GTGAGTGACCCCACCCGCGCCGGCCTGCCCTTTCACGAACTTCAACAGAAGATCCTGCCCGAACTGCACCTGATTGCCGCCGGGTACGGCATCGAGAACTACCGCAAACTGAAAAAAGACACCCTGGCGCTGGCCATCATGGAGCACCAGGCGGACGCCGAGGGGCAACTGCTGGCCCGCGGGTTCCTGGAAATCAGTGCCGACGGGTACGGCTTCCTGCAGGCCGACCTGCTCGACCCCAACAGCCGCACTGTGATCATCACGGCCGGCCTGATCAAGCAGTTTCACCTGCGCACCGGTGACGAGATCATCGGCCGGGCCCGCAAGCCCCGCGAGAACGAACGCTTCGGGTCGCTGGTGCAGGTGGAAGCCGTCAACGGCCTGGACCCCGAAACGGCCCGGCGCCGCCCGCGCTTCGACGACCTGACCCCCACCTTCCCCGAGGTGCAACTGGTCATGGAAGACCCCAGCATGGACGACGGCCTGAGCCTGCGCGTCGTGGACCTGCTGGTGCCCATCGGGCGGGGCCAGCGCGCCCTGATCGTCGCGCCGCCCAAGGCCGGGAAGACCACCCTGCTGAAGAAGATCGCGAACTCCATCGTCAAGAACTACCCGGACGTGACCGTGATGGTCCTGCTGGTCGACGAGCGCCCGGAGGAAGTCACGGACTTCCGCGAGAGCGTGCAGGGCGCGCAGGTCATCGCCAGCACCTTCGACGAGCCGCCGCAGCATCACGTGCGCGTCGCGGAGTTCGTGCATGAACGCGCCCGCCGCATCGTGGAAGAAGGCGGGCACGTGGTGATCCTGCTGGATTCCATCACCCGACTGGCCCGCGCGAACAACCTCGTCACGCCGCCCACCGGCCGCACCCTGTCCGGCGGTCTGGACAGCAACGCGCTGCACTGGCCCAAACGCTTCCTGGGCGCGGCCCGCAACATCCGCGAGGGCGGCAGCCTGACCATTCTGGCCACCGCGCTCGTCGAGACGGGCAGCCGCATGGACGACGTGATCTTCGAGGAATTCAAGGGCACCGGCAACGCGGAACTCGTGCTGTCGCGCCGCCTCGAGGAACGCCGCATCTTCCCGGCGCTGGACATCCTGAAGTCCGGCACGCGCCGCGAGGAACTGCTGCTACAACCCGAAGTGCTCAAGAAAATGTGGCTGCTGCGTAAGGTCATCAGCGATATGGACCCGGCGGACGCCATGGAAATGCTGCTGTCCCGCATGGGTAAAACCCGGAACAACGTCGAATTCCTGCAGGGCCTCGCCGGCGGTTGA
- a CDS encoding alpha/beta fold hydrolase: MTDGHSLVVPVNGLSTHAWVRGQGQPVVIVPGLGCASWMYARLARELARERRVFVYDPPGHGYSEGVRHYPVCISHLTDHLAAWLTRLNLQGVPLLGHSLGGEVIIDLAARYPHLSSALIACAPTGIPENPSVRMQLLRLLRDLPLERPGLLMPGLKAYVHCGVRRMVKLARDQEDHMTGPLLGRVTVPTLLLDGLSDLVIRSWTVRRIQSDIPDAVIRQIPGAPHGLTDTHPKAVASFTLEFLRQQGL, encoded by the coding sequence ATGACTGACGGACACTCGTTGGTGGTGCCGGTGAATGGCCTGAGCACGCACGCCTGGGTGCGCGGCCAGGGCCAGCCGGTCGTGATCGTGCCTGGCCTGGGGTGCGCGTCGTGGATGTACGCACGGCTGGCGCGGGAACTGGCCCGCGAACGACGGGTCTTCGTGTACGACCCGCCCGGTCACGGGTACAGCGAGGGAGTCCGTCACTACCCGGTGTGCATCTCGCATCTGACGGATCACCTGGCCGCCTGGCTGACCCGCCTGAACCTCCAGGGCGTGCCGCTGCTGGGGCACTCGCTAGGCGGGGAGGTGATCATCGACCTCGCGGCGCGCTACCCGCACCTGAGCAGCGCCCTGATCGCCTGCGCGCCCACCGGAATTCCGGAGAACCCCAGCGTGCGCATGCAACTGCTGCGGTTGCTGAGAGACCTGCCACTCGAGCGTCCGGGCCTGTTGATGCCGGGCCTGAAAGCGTACGTGCACTGCGGGGTGCGGCGCATGGTCAAACTTGCCCGCGATCAGGAGGACCACATGACCGGCCCGCTGCTGGGCCGCGTGACCGTGCCGACCCTGCTGCTGGACGGCCTGTCGGATCTGGTGATCCGTTCGTGGACGGTCAGGCGTATTCAGTCGGATATTCCGGACGCAGTGATCCGCCAGATTCCGGGCGCGCCGCATGGCCTGACGGACACGCACCCGAAAGCAGTGGCGAGTTTCACGCTTGAATTCCTGCGGCAGCAGGGGCTTTGA